TTATAAgtccatcaattttaaaataatacgttaaatctaatataaaaaaactaatattgtATCAAAATCTatcaatttaaatgaatgaacTATCATTTATATTAAAGCACCATGTTCAATAAAACAGTGTTATGAGTTAGGGTATTAGGAAATATTTTCAAGTCCTACAcgaatttttaaaatgaatttgtAAAGAGGGTTACTCCCATCTTGAAAATTGGTTATATAAAATGGTTAGATCTACCGAAATAGTGTGACATAAATGATAGATATTTGAGTTATTTAACCACTTAATCATAGGTTTAATTCCTAGTCACTGTATATGGAGAATTATTTTGGGAGAAGTCAACATCTTAAACAAATCTCAAGTACTTTGAGATAATTAGTCCAAATAGTTGTATgcggatgatttttttttttaaatcgcGGATGATATTTTTAGTTTACTAAAAAATTGAAGTGGATAGATCTcatattaaattataataaaattaaaagaacttAATAAATTACTTAAATGAGTGAGGTTCATGTTAGACCCCATGTAACATTGCACCACACTCTAGAAGCCGCCATGGATAATGTTCTATATGAATGTGTGAgcatttattttaaagaaattgcCATATTGCTTTAGAGAGTGTTTTAGGTGGTTGCTTTACATGAAATTGTAGGTTTTTAATTATAGGTCGTTGCATTACAAATCACTTTAGTGAGCTCATGGATAATATATGATTATATTGGATTCATGGTCATGtaattataaatcaaatttcatttgACCCGCATGCAAGCACGAGTCAATATCttgattataatatattttctcttttattaatATTCGATCGATCAGACCATTTAATCAACTAATATGGTTCGATAATCAATTCTAACATAATTGATTTCAAACACTTTCAATGATAATTACGGAAATCGAACTGTGATTCTTCTTAACAAGTCCAACATCAATCAACATTGAACAACTAACTACtgattttattctttctttttaattaaagtgaatttggaatcaaacaTGGAACTTGATGGTAGTAAATTGTGATTTAAGCCGTCGATGGAGTGAGGTTAAGACAAGTGTCCGCTAAGAAATAAAAGAGGCCCATTTGGTCCCAATGATAAGGAACCTTGATAGCCGGCCTAATTTTCCAAGTCACAATCCAACAAGAATGAGGTGTTAATTAAGATAAGAGTCCATTTCATCACACATTGTTCCCACCACCAAATCAAAGTGAGAAAAATCACTTTCTATTGTTGAGACAGATTGAGAgatttatgcttttttttaaaTGGTTCTTAGTTCCCAATTTCTATCGACATCCTCTTGGCCCATATTAAAAgacaaacaaataataaaaagtacATCTTACCGTCCATTTTTTACATCAACAATTACTTTAGTGCGTTCAGAAGAATCGAATTTGATTCtcgatgaaaatattttttagttaaattttaCTTACTTTGTGACTGAACTCTGAATTATTTGGCTTCTTCACTTGAGAACCAAACAAATTAGATATTTTAGTGTGAAGATTAATCTCTTGAGTATTTTCATGTATAATCGTGAAGATTAATCTCTCAAATCATATACTATAATAAAcaagaaaattcttttttttaaaaattgaacactaatatatttttaaaattgaattcgaacttaaaatatttgattaaattgAAAGAGACTTTTATCATCGTATCTAAGTTTGATCTCTTGTATCAACAAAATCTTTTCCGAACCACATTCTCCTTACCTTAATTTATAATAGATGCAGGTGAATGAATACGGTTGCAGGTTTGCACATATAGGACAGACATGTACATGCTCTTATCTTATATGTGCGGTATCCACCCTTTGAAAATGAGTGGGAGAGCAACTATAgtctataaataataaattaataaaaattgagaGTTTGGTTTGGTTGTTTAATTGccaaattgaatttaaaaaacatttcattttggATGTGATTAGACAATACATCAAACAAGTGGAATAAGTAAATATTGTGTCTAATCTAGAGAATATAATACGTGTTTTGTCAACAAGgacaacaaaaaatgaataGTATTATATGGCAAatggaaaaggaaaaaaaaagttgacaAATGATAATTCTTATCAATTTAAACTAATTCATTTTTTACACAATTGGGTCTAATTAAAAATAGCTAATTATCAAATTAATCTCTATCTTTATCCTTCgaatttatgaaaattataaattgatccctaattttcaaaaattaaagttGACTCAAaacttttcaaatttatatAAGTGGTCCAAAATGTTCACaatgaaattttaaacacacatttttaaaaatgaagatAATTTAAATACAATCATTCGAATTGCTTAGAATTTTAAATACTCTGGAATTTCTAATTACTCTTTCCAAACATATATGATGCATTTGTGacaaacaatatataataacaGTTTTTTTTCTTGAACTATATCTACTAATCACTCCTTAAATGTGGACAAAAGTTAGTCAAGATGAATCAAATTTAGTTTAACTCATAATCAGtttaaaattcaattcaattaaaacTCACGGTAAATTTGGCTCAATTAAACTTAATTCAGCTCGTTAGCTTGAATAAAaagatcaaaacataaaaaataaaaaaactcaaatatcaatcaaatcaaataaaaaattaattaagaccGTATAATTTACACTATGGTGAATGatcaattttcttataaaaataaattttctcatAAGTCTTTAATGTTTTTTATGTGTTGATGCATTCTATATATAAGGGAAGATAGTGCAATAAAGTATATTTTCCAATGCGGAATTTGAGTAGTAAAATTGGGGagagttttttttaaatatgagtTTTGTGAGTTTCTAGCATGTCTTAATTGTGAATTGATTCTCTAAAAAAGATTTAGAATCTTTTTCAGTAGCTAATGTTTTTGTGCCATGTGATCACAGGGGGAAGTTGTTGTTATGGGAACGCTCGCTTGACAGAGCGTACTATTAATAACCTCTTTGGTTAGTGTGACTGTCCTGATTTTAACTCAATTTGATCTgaagataaaataaaaggatGTTGTAGGGGTTTTGAGGATTATTCAGCTTTCAATAATGTTATTGATGATGTTGCTCTGGTGGATTTACCATTGTGTACGTGGTAGATGGTTTACATGGTATCGTGGTGATGATGTGTACATGAATCGCTTAGATCGGTTTCTTATTATTAGAAAAGTAGATGAATCGCTTAGTCGGATGTTTATTAGGAGGAAGGTTATTTTCCAGATTCGATCCACTTTTGTGAAAGATTGCCACATCTTACATGGTATTCTAATAGCTAATGAGTTGATGGATAATTCTAGAAGGAGGAAAAAGGAAATTATTATGTTTGAAGTACACTTTGAAATGTTTGAATCACAGAGATCATAAGAACAACAACTACAACAATTTGTGTATTGTAAATAATTGTTCTAGTTTTGTTAATAAATAGTGACATAATAAGTAGTAAATAAATAGACATCTTCTTGGATCAAATCTCTTCTTATTTTACGTATTGTTGTCCCTTAACTCAATTATTTGGCCTAGTTGGAACACCTTGTTTATTGCAACCTCCTTTGAATGAAGATGACGATATTGCAGGGAGACAAGACGATGATAAACAAGGCTTAGAGTTCTTAGAAAAACGAAAGAGAGACAATTTTACaatgtcttttatttatttatacttattGTTTCCTTCTTTCTAAAGACATGTTTCGTTCTAAAACGTCAAAGGACGAACCAATGTGGAAGAAGCTCCTACGGTAACGGTGATTGGGTggaatccatttttttttaccctAATGTAGGCGGGTGTACCTGTGTTCACCCTGATGCTTAAATTAGTTTTTGCTTAAGTGAGGCTAAGTTTAAAATGAAGCATGCCTTGAGTAGAGTTGCCAAATGGGTTGGATTGGTTCAACCCCTTCTGGCCTGAAGGGATTGATTATATAAATGGGTCAACTCGTCCCTCCCATTTATAATTAGGCTACACATTAATTAGACCAGTCCGACCTAACtcgttttatatttatttttctggtTTATTCACCTTTTTTTTATATCACTTTGATATATTAGttcttcatatattttttttggtacaagttCTTCACAGTTGTTAATTTGCTATGATGTGATTTGATGAAAAGCATAAATAACTTTTATATTACCATTGTATACCAATTAAACTCTAGTTTAACTCTGTCACTCTCGTGAAAAATTGTACcgtaatagttttttttttaaaaaactcttATGTTGAGAGAGGTGGTAATGTGAAGTTTATACAACCTAAATTATGTGGTATTGGACTTAAACTAACCTCAAATTTGATCTTGAACAGAtttccttttcttatttttctattaaaaaaaaaatcaatatcaatatagACACTCCAATTAGGATTTTCTCAaccttatttatatttatatgttcCCATAATTAATCATGAACataaattccaatttttttaataaaaaaaatgatagtagTACTTTTAAAAATTTACACATAAAAAAGTGttggaatttgaattttaattacgACATTTAacctaataattttaatatttttatcgaTTGAAATAGAATTTATACGGATTTGAATCTTCTAAAGCAAATCAAgtgtaaaatgaaaaaaaatcaagagtttataattataataaccACATAATTTATTACTATAATTTATCCATAATATCtatctttaatttattaataactATCAATCTTTATTTATTGGGTGCTGCACTGCACATATCTtgcctttttattttctttattttttttttccatctcaTGATTTGACTTGTGTTCCATTAACTAGAATTCACTAGTGCCTTAAGTCCGCATCCGTACACTCGGATTCCAACTCCTATTCCAATCCACTTCAATCCTACCACCGGTCCTTCCGGTCACCCCGCTCTTTCCACATACCTAACCGGTAACATCACCCAGCTTTTCACCTTTTCcagggcgtctccgagttttaggagactttgtgcaaaatataaaagaaaaaaattaaaaaaattatcgatttaaattgcatataatataaaaaaacattcttgtaaacatataaattatcaatattaaatcttaaattaaattaaatggaacaagaaatacaaaataattatctttgaatataacgtcaaaaagaaacatcataatctaagattaaattttttgcaaagattaaaatggactagaactatatttacgagtatagataactaatatattgatactcatgatatttatgaacattaacaatatataactattattttatggcctaaaaattaatctattaatatacatctgatattttataggtataaataatatataaataatattataggacctcaaaattttgacttgaggccctcaaaattttgaggccctataccgtcgcacacctcgcacatgcatCCGAGCCTCCTCTGACGTTTCCCAACCGGTCACCCTCCATCACCGTAAATTCTTTATCTCCTTTCAGACAAAAAACAACTCCACCGACTTTTAGCTTACGTGTAATTAATTGATTGGTTCATATGATAAACAAATTTGAGCAAAATAGTTatcgatcgttagttggttcgaTGGTGATTATTGCTGTATTTGGTCGGGAGAACCACAGTTCAATCTGCCTGCCGCAACTGCAATTAGAATGAGGCTGAAACTACTTgatttgatgtcagaactgaccccgaaccataTTAAAccgatgatgaaaataaaataaaaaatagttagggaaaaatatagtaaaaatctaaatttttataagtaaaaaattagaTCACTTTTGTCTATGTCTAATCGGCGCTACACTAGAATTTGCATGTGAGGTGAATTTAGACTGAATTTCAACAAACCAAGTGAAAAGgagttaaattaattaaattactccttccggtcctttttataagaaacacttagggcaaaaaatttggtcctttttataagaaactttgaccaattttcaaatattttaaatgttcaatttcacttatgcccttatttattatgagagagaatttaaaaataagtaagttagttgaataaaaggtaattaaataagggtatacatggaataaatttaaatttataagagtattaaatgaaaataactatgttaaatgtgcttcattggtctgtgtgattttttcaaattgttccttataaaaagtaccggagggagtattacaaTTACAACAAGAATTAATTTGTCGTAACTTGTTTCAAAGTAGTATCATAATAGCCACGTCACCACTTAAAATCCCTTTTATACCCCTTATGTTTTTGTAGAAGGACGAATATATCCAGCACACACACCCTGACTAGGCGTGATTTGATTAGCCAATAAAAAGGCGCCGGGCACTGCTGAGAAGAAGAATAATCAAATCGTAACTCTCAGTGCGCTTCATCTTTTCTcctttacttatttattttcattaattagttaattaatccAAAACTAAATATTTTTGGCTCAGGCTAAATAGTGTCCTCGAAATTCTTGTTAAGCATactagaaaaagaaataaaagacaaaattagtattgaaaaaataatattttacttttcaaaaaTATTGAATGCATAAATTTCAAGACGAAATTTCCTTTTTAATTTGGTTAACTAGTGTTACAGAGACACAGTTTTgcatttttcaatattttttaagtttttttttttttttttgtaatcaaGGGGGTCATAAGACCCAAAGGAGAAAATTACAAAGAGATTAAACGGGGAGTCGCAACTCCCGCCAAAATCAAGTgtaaaaagaaactaaaaaggGTCAGACATGACTCATAATAAATCGAGGGATCACTTATATCACACTCTATGTTAGCTAACATATCAACACATTTATTCACTTCACGATAAGAATCTTGAATTCTTATTTCCCAATCAAGCTCCAGAAAATGACGAATGCTTTTATCGGTATAAAAATACACACAtttaacaaacatataacatGATATAACATGatgtattaaaatattattattattattatttataatcgTATTAAGATATTATTAAATGTACGTATAAAATAATCTTACATTGATAatgtaaataaattaaatttatatttttattcgtAGATAAAATGCTAATAAAGTCCACGTACAATTGCAAAGTTACGAGTTTCAAATTAAATGAAAACATTCCGTTTAGTAATATcgacattttcttttttaatgcaACTAATATCGATATTATCAGTTAAATTTTCCGTCGTAAACCATTAActgatttttatattatgtcTGGGCGATTTTATCAAAactgaaaataatattttaaaaagcattgattgataaattatgaattaaaaaaacatgtaGTAGTAATGTTCTTTTGTGTGTCACACTCACtccctttttttaattaattaattaatttttggagcaagagaaaaaaaagagcTTATGGGAAaatggagaaagaaagaaagaaagaagcaatAACAGagtctctttcttttcttcacactaattttttctctttcgATTTTCTCAgaatccaaacaaaacaaacacaaacacctGAACTAAACTTCTTCTTCCTTCAACTCACTCACCAAACTCATTAGATCCGTGTACACGTCACTCTCTTAGCTCGATCCTTTTACTTACTCGTTTTGTGTCACTGAAATTATTATCAGAGTGTGGTAAGATTCACTTTCAACAACTTTGCTTTTTCCGTGTTTTTTTCATCTCCGTAAAACACGCTATTACATGTTTCTTTTTCTCGTGATCCTTCAACGATGATGTTTCATACATGTCCTTGTTTTTAGGGTTTTGTAAATCTAGTTTTGGAATAttgattttcttattttttattttattattattatttttattattattgttgttgtttctgGTAGTTGTTTTGAGATCAGAAATTGTACTATGATGTTTTGTTCTGGATTTTTTTACTTGTTTGGCAGTTTTGTTTGTGAGAGgaagctttttttttcttctatgttttGTAAAGTGttgatttttttccttttcaagtctttttcttttctagtcAATTTGATTCTTAGCTGTCTGAAGTGTGTCATAATCTTCATGTTATGTTTGTTTATGGTATGTGATTTGTTTTCTTTGTTACGTTTCATTGTTATGTCTTTTTGCATGTGTGTCTATGAAGGTTTTGCTTTAatgtgtttgttgttgtttattcTTCTTCAGATAAATATTTTGCAAATGAAAGGATGTGCTGTGAGTCGGAGCGGTTAAAGTCTGCACAATCTCCGTCCATGACAAGCGATTCTCAACCAAGAAACAACGCCATGAACCATTTAACCGTTGGGACTGAAGATGCTTTTGCAAGCTTGCTTGAGCTTGCTGCTAATAATGATGTTGAAGGGTTTAAACGAATGATTGAGTATGATCCTACGTCGGTAGATGAGGTTGGATTATGGTATGGTCGTCGTAAGGGATCAAAGCAGATGGTCAATGAGGAAAGGACGCCGTTGATGGTTGCTGCTACTTATGGTAGCATTGATGTTATGAAACTGATTATTTCTCTATCTGATGTTGATATCAATAGGCCTTGTGGCCTTGACAAGAGCACCGCTCTTCACTGTGCTGCATCGGGCGGGGCTGAAAATGCTGTTGATGCTGCGAAGCTGCTTCTTGCAGCAGGGGCTGATCCCAATTCTGTCGATGCTAATGGGGATCGTCCGTTAGATGTTATTGTTTATCCCCCTAAGCTTGAATTTGTGAAAAACAGTCTTGAAGAGCTTCTTCAAACTGATGATCCTAGTACTGGTTGCAATCTTAGGGTGATCACAAACTCGTTTAATTCTTATTCTCCTCCTTTGTCAGCTTCACCTGAGAATGGGTCTCCTTCTCCTCCACCTGATCTTCTGTTGAAGTTAAAGTCAATTGATGTCCCTATTTCTCCTGCTGGATCTGAGAAGAAAGAATATCCCGTTGATCCATCCCTTCCTGATATCAAAAACAGCATATATTCAACTGATGAATTCCGAATGTATTCTTTCAAGGTCAGACCTTGTTCACGGGCTTATTCCCATGATTGGACCGAATGCCCTTTTGTTCATCCAGGGGAGAATGCCCGAAGAAGGGACCCAAGAAAGTATCATTATAGCTGTGTCCCTTGTCCTGATTTTCGCAAGGGTGCTTGCCGGCGAGGGGATATGTGTGAATACGCTCATGGTGTTTTTGAGTGTTGGCTGCATCCTGCACAATATAGAACTCGTCTCTGCAAGGACGGGATAAACTGCTCCAGAAGAGTTTGCTTCTTTGCCCACACTGCTGAAGAGCTTCGACCATTGTATGTTTCAACTGGTTCTGCGGTCCCCTCACCTCGGTCAAGTGCGTCGTCTGCTATGGATTTTGCTGCCGCCATGAGCATGTTGCCTGGCTCGCCTTCTTCGATGTCTGTCATGTCTCCTTCACCATTCACTCCACCTATGTCCCCTTCTGGCAATGGCATTTCACACAATTCTGTTCCTTGGCCCCAGCCAAACATCCCAGCCTTGCATCTTCCAGGAAGTAATCTTCAGTCCAGTCGTTTGAGATCTTCATTAAATGCTAGAGATATTCATATGGATGAATTTGAGATGTTATCTGATTATGATCAACAGCAACAGCTCCTTAATGAGTTGGCGTGCCTCTCTCCACGTCATTTGAATTCTAACGGTCTTAGTCGCTCTGGTCGAATGAAGCCACTGAATCCGTCAAATCTTGATGACCTCTTTTCTGCCGAGAGTTCTTCTCCTCGATATGCTGATCCATCACTGACTTCAACAGTTTTTTCTCCAACTCACAAATCAGCCGTCTTTAATCAGTTTCAGCAGCAGCAGAACATGTTGTCACCCGTGAATACAAATTTTTCTCCTAAAAATGTTGATCATCATTTATTGCAGGCAGCTTCTTATGGTGTTCAGCCATCAGGAAGAATGTCTCCACGAAACGTGGAACCTATCTCTCCAATGAGCTCAAGGATGTCAATGCTCGCTCAACGCGATAAGCAGCAACAGTTTCGCAGCCTAAGCTTCCGCGAGCACGGCTCTAACTCTATGCTTGCAGCTGCTGGCTCAGTCAATTCTTGGTCGAAATGGGAATCCCCCAATGGTAAATTGGATTGGGCTCACAAT
This genomic interval from Trifolium pratense cultivar HEN17-A07 linkage group LG6, ARS_RC_1.1, whole genome shotgun sequence contains the following:
- the LOC123888359 gene encoding zinc finger CCCH domain-containing protein 30 — translated: MCCESERLKSAQSPSMTSDSQPRNNAMNHLTVGTEDAFASLLELAANNDVEGFKRMIEYDPTSVDEVGLWYGRRKGSKQMVNEERTPLMVAATYGSIDVMKLIISLSDVDINRPCGLDKSTALHCAASGGAENAVDAAKLLLAAGADPNSVDANGDRPLDVIVYPPKLEFVKNSLEELLQTDDPSTGCNLRVITNSFNSYSPPLSASPENGSPSPPPDLLLKLKSIDVPISPAGSEKKEYPVDPSLPDIKNSIYSTDEFRMYSFKVRPCSRAYSHDWTECPFVHPGENARRRDPRKYHYSCVPCPDFRKGACRRGDMCEYAHGVFECWLHPAQYRTRLCKDGINCSRRVCFFAHTAEELRPLYVSTGSAVPSPRSSASSAMDFAAAMSMLPGSPSSMSVMSPSPFTPPMSPSGNGISHNSVPWPQPNIPALHLPGSNLQSSRLRSSLNARDIHMDEFEMLSDYDQQQQLLNELACLSPRHLNSNGLSRSGRMKPLNPSNLDDLFSAESSSPRYADPSLTSTVFSPTHKSAVFNQFQQQQNMLSPVNTNFSPKNVDHHLLQAASYGVQPSGRMSPRNVEPISPMSSRMSMLAQRDKQQQFRSLSFREHGSNSMLAAAGSVNSWSKWESPNGKLDWAHNADEVGKLRRSSSFELGNNGEEPDLSWVQSLVKESPTEIKEKLATSISNAAPTGSSGEGLNMSAQMESVDHAVLGTWLEQMQLDHLVAQQN